Part of the Flavobacterium okayamense genome, TATAATATGATAAAAGATTCTGATTTGGCTGGATTTAATTCAGATCGATTTGATATTCCATTATTAGCTGAAGAATTGTTACGTGCAGAAGTTGATTTTGACATGAAAAATAGAGTAACCGTTGATGTGCAAACAATTTTTCATAAAAAAGAAGAAAGAACTTTAAGTGCAGCTTACCGTTTTTATTGTAATGAAAGCTTGGAAAATGCACATAGCGCTGAAGCTGATACTAATGCAACGTATGAAATTCTGAAAGCGCAATTAGATCGTTACGAGGATTTAGAAAACGATATGAAGAAACTTTCTGAATTCACTACTCGTAAGAAATCAGTTGATTTTGCAGGATTTATTGCTTTAAACGAAGATGGACAAGAAATTTTTACTTTTGGAAAACATAAAGGAGCTTTAGTTGATGATGTGCTAGATAAAGAACCGGGCTATTTTGGATGGATTCAAAATGCTGATTTTCCATTATATACTAAAAAAGTTTTAACAGCAATTAAGTTAAGAAAGTTAAATACGAAGTTATAAAAAAAGTAAAAGTATTTTTTTAGCTAATTACTATTCACTAATCACTAAAGAATTATGAAAATAATCTGTATAGGAAGAAATTATGCTGATCATATTTCGGAATTAAATAACGAAAGACCTACAGAGCCTGTAATATTCATGAAACCTGATTCTGCTATTTTGTTGAAAAATTTTCCATTTGTAATACCAGAATTTACTAATGATGTACATCATGAAATAGAAGTTATAGTAAAGATTAATAAAGTTGGAAAATATATAGATAAAAAATTCGCACATAAGTATTATGACGAAATTAGTTTAGGTATCGATTTTACAGCTCGAGATTTACAAAGTACGTTAAAAGAAAAAGGTTTGCCATGGGAAAAAGCTAAGGCTTTTGACGGTTCAGCGATTATTGGAGACTTTTTACCGAAAAATTCATTTACTTCATTAGAAAATATTAACTTTGAGTTAAAGAGTAATGGTAATGTAGTTCAGCAAGGCAATACATCGTTAATGCTTTGGAAAATAGATGAACTTATTGCTTATGTTTCTCAATATTTTACGCTAAAAACAGGTGATATTCTTTTTACTGGTACACCTAAAGGCGTTGCCCCGGTTAAAGATGGTGATGTTTTAGAAGGTTTCTTGGAAGGAAATCAATTGTTTAAAGTTCAAGTTAAGTAGTTATGGCGTTACAGTATAATTTATCAAAAGTTTATGAGATATCAGAAAATGATATTGATTTTGCATACCAAATTGTGAATCTTTTCTTAGAAGAAGTTCCAGCTGAAATTAAATCAATGAAAGTAGGAATTGAAGAAAAAGATTATACAAGGGTTTATACATCTGCACATAAAATTAAACCTTCTCTAGATTTATTAGGAATGGATTTAGCATATGATGAAAACATTGAAATAATGACTTGGGCAAAATCTGAAGGTAAAAGAAAGGAAATTAAAGAAATTTTTAAATCTTTAAAAGATAGAGTAGATCTTGCTGTAAAAGAAATTAAAAAAGACTTTAAACTAGCCTAACCCCATTCTTAACTTACTTTATGAAAGCATCTATAATCACTATTGGTGACGAAATACTTATTGGACAAATCGTAGATACCAATTCATCCTATATCGCTAAACAACTTGATAAAATTGGTATATCAGTTACTGAAATGCGTTCTGTTTCTGACGATAAAACTCAAATTTTAGAAACACTTTCCGAATTACAAAATAAAGTCGAAGTTGTAATTATTACTGGCGGATTAGGTCCAACAAAAGACGATATTACAAAGAAAACAATTTGTGAATATTGTAATGATGTTTTGGTTGAAAGCGAAATTGTTTTACAACATGTAAAAGAATTGATCGAAGGGTTTTATAAAAGACCTATAACACAAATTAACAGAGATCAGGCTTTAGTGCCATCAAAAGCTGAAGTTTTATTTAATAAAATGGGTACTGCCCCTGGAATGTGGTTACAAAAAGAAAATACAGTTTTTATTTCATTGCCAGGTGTTCCTTATGAAATGAAATATTTAATTGATAACGAAGTCGTTCCTAAGTTGGTTCAAAAATTTTCTCGTCCATATATTATTCATAAAACAATAATAACATATGGTAGAGGTGAAAGTTTAATAGCGGAACAAATAGAAAGTTGGGAAGATAGTTTGCCATCCTTTATTAAGTTAGCGTATTTACCAAGTCCGGGAAGAGTTCGTTTGCGTTTATCTGCTAGAGGTGCTAATGAAAAGGAATTAAAAGTTGCTATCGAGAAAGAAGTAAGTAAACTT contains:
- a CDS encoding fumarylacetoacetate hydrolase family protein; translated protein: MKIICIGRNYADHISELNNERPTEPVIFMKPDSAILLKNFPFVIPEFTNDVHHEIEVIVKINKVGKYIDKKFAHKYYDEISLGIDFTARDLQSTLKEKGLPWEKAKAFDGSAIIGDFLPKNSFTSLENINFELKSNGNVVQQGNTSLMLWKIDELIAYVSQYFTLKTGDILFTGTPKGVAPVKDGDVLEGFLEGNQLFKVQVK
- a CDS encoding 3'-5' exonuclease; its protein translation is MELKLNRPICFFDLETTGIDVAKDRIVEISILKVFPNGNKESKTWLVNPTIPIPAFATAVHGITNEKVANEPTFAELAPHVYNMIKDSDLAGFNSDRFDIPLLAEELLRAEVDFDMKNRVTVDVQTIFHKKEERTLSAAYRFYCNESLENAHSAEADTNATYEILKAQLDRYEDLENDMKKLSEFTTRKKSVDFAGFIALNEDGQEIFTFGKHKGALVDDVLDKEPGYFGWIQNADFPLYTKKVLTAIKLRKLNTKL
- a CDS encoding Hpt domain-containing protein; this encodes MALQYNLSKVYEISENDIDFAYQIVNLFLEEVPAEIKSMKVGIEEKDYTRVYTSAHKIKPSLDLLGMDLAYDENIEIMTWAKSEGKRKEIKEIFKSLKDRVDLAVKEIKKDFKLA
- a CDS encoding CinA family nicotinamide mononucleotide deamidase-related protein → MKASIITIGDEILIGQIVDTNSSYIAKQLDKIGISVTEMRSVSDDKTQILETLSELQNKVEVVIITGGLGPTKDDITKKTICEYCNDVLVESEIVLQHVKELIEGFYKRPITQINRDQALVPSKAEVLFNKMGTAPGMWLQKENTVFISLPGVPYEMKYLIDNEVVPKLVQKFSRPYIIHKTIITYGRGESLIAEQIESWEDSLPSFIKLAYLPSPGRVRLRLSARGANEKELKVAIEKEVSKLQELIGDIIVGFDEDEPIEVVLGRLLTNKGLTIATAESCTGGKIAQTIASVSGASAYFKGSIVSYATDVKERILNVSHNVIEENSVVSAQVAKEMVLSVQKMMQTNIAISTTGNAGPLKGDSNAEVGIVYIGIAIDEEVFVEEFNFGQPREKVIDRAVSKALELVYKEILKK